In Schistocerca serialis cubense isolate TAMUIC-IGC-003099 chromosome 3, iqSchSeri2.2, whole genome shotgun sequence, the following proteins share a genomic window:
- the LOC126471523 gene encoding peptidyl-prolyl cis-trans isomerase NIMA-interacting 1-like produces the protein MKQEELPPGWGKRLSKKYGQYYYYNKFTNESQWNPPSRPAAPVPSSGPEEVECSHLFVKHKNSRRPSSWRKKKITCSKKHALCLIRLFIECIVTGVASFAELAQKYSDYSSAKRGGYLGTFGRGVMQEPFEEAAFALRVSELSGPVYTESGIHIILRTA, from the coding sequence ATGAAACAGGAAGAACTACCACCAGGATGGGGAAAACGTTTGAGCAAGAAATATGGACAGTATTACTACTATAATAAATTTACTAATGAGAGCCAGTGGAATCCTCCAAGCAGACCTGCTGCCCCAGTACCAAGCAGTGGCCCAGAAGAAGTTGAATGCAGTCATTTGTTTGTGAAGCATAAGAACTCAAGGAGGCCGTCTTCttggagaaagaaaaaaattacatgctCCAAAAAGCATGCACTATGTCTCATCAGGTTATTTATTGAGTGTATAGTAACAGGAGTGGCATCATTTGCAGAACTGGCACAGAAGTATTCAGACTACAGTTCAGCAAAGAGGGGTGGATACTTGGGCACATTTGGTCGAGGTGTTATGCAGGAACCATTTGAAGAGGCTGCATTTGCTCTTAGAGTGAGCGAGCTTAGTGGACCAGTCTACACCGAATCAGGGATTCACATTATCTTACGTACGGCATAG